The following proteins come from a genomic window of Planctomycetota bacterium:
- a CDS encoding 9-O-acetylesterase, with protein MQRMLRSLCVCLMVVLATPVFAAVRLPGFFNDHMVLQRQMPIAIWGWADPGEAVKVTLGDDSVSTKADDAGHWRLELPKREAGGPLTLTVAASNTLTINDVLVGEVWLCSGQSNMEFTVAGSVNAPAEIAAADYPQIRHVLIAKRPSAVPLDDISAPWLVCSPKTVAGFTAAGYYMARKLHQELKVPIGLIHSSWGGTRIEPWTPPIGFQMVPALKGIADQIALRTPDNPQYMQAAQKYVAETNAWVRDAQQSLKDHQAIAPAPGFPDALKQPTDHQAPTMLYNGMIHALVGYSMRGAIWYQGESNHNEGMLYYEKTRALVEGWRKLWGIGDFPYYYVQIAPFQYGNEAPEMLAEFWEAQAAIEQIPNTGMIVTNDIATLQNIHPPDKQDVGLRLALLALHRTYGREDVVDTGATFKSLKQEGRELRVTFDHTAGKLASRDGKPLTNFEVIGAGGGWESAEAKIDGDSILLSSPNVAAPAAMRFAWNKLATPNLVNGAGLPTGAFRAGEVPKPDFLGAIDDAKGYELAYDMDLSKIGPAFAYTQDLHGKVEKFDRVAYLLELQPGTGSPQYVWVSMKAFTDDAARIGIPTFVSDATFQQKVEAMTIASNVNGIKTGSNLAGNIEFWPNNYAPPNTASVPGASNEAYDIGDQLAEPKDGYGSMQVHNTAAKQTVFALNHWVAGAGADLGIGNSDGKTFDWTFASNAGSYPFKRLRVFVHPVH; from the coding sequence ATGCAACGAATGCTTCGATCGCTTTGCGTTTGTCTGATGGTTGTCCTGGCCACGCCGGTCTTCGCAGCCGTGCGTTTGCCGGGGTTTTTCAACGATCACATGGTGCTTCAGCGGCAGATGCCCATCGCGATCTGGGGCTGGGCCGACCCCGGCGAAGCGGTGAAGGTCACGCTCGGCGACGACAGTGTTTCGACGAAGGCGGACGACGCGGGGCACTGGCGTCTGGAATTGCCCAAGCGTGAGGCGGGCGGCCCGCTGACGCTCACCGTCGCCGCTTCCAACACGCTGACGATCAACGATGTCCTCGTCGGTGAAGTCTGGCTCTGCTCCGGCCAGTCGAACATGGAGTTTACCGTCGCCGGGTCGGTCAACGCCCCGGCGGAGATCGCCGCCGCGGATTATCCGCAGATTCGTCATGTGCTTATCGCCAAGCGTCCCTCCGCCGTGCCGCTCGATGATATCAGCGCGCCGTGGCTCGTCTGCTCGCCCAAGACCGTCGCCGGTTTCACCGCGGCGGGGTACTACATGGCGCGGAAGCTGCATCAGGAACTCAAGGTGCCGATCGGGTTGATTCATTCGTCATGGGGCGGGACGCGCATCGAGCCGTGGACCCCGCCGATCGGTTTTCAGATGGTCCCCGCGCTCAAAGGCATCGCCGACCAGATCGCCTTGCGCACGCCGGATAATCCTCAGTACATGCAGGCCGCTCAGAAGTACGTGGCGGAGACGAACGCCTGGGTCCGCGACGCTCAGCAGTCCTTGAAGGATCACCAAGCCATCGCCCCCGCGCCCGGCTTCCCCGATGCGCTCAAGCAGCCGACCGATCATCAGGCCCCGACCATGCTCTACAACGGCATGATCCACGCGCTCGTCGGCTACTCCATGCGCGGCGCGATCTGGTACCAGGGCGAATCCAATCACAATGAGGGCATGCTCTATTACGAAAAGACCAGGGCGCTCGTCGAAGGATGGCGCAAGCTCTGGGGCATCGGCGATTTTCCGTACTATTACGTGCAGATCGCGCCGTTTCAGTACGGCAACGAAGCGCCGGAAATGCTCGCTGAATTCTGGGAAGCGCAGGCCGCCATCGAGCAGATTCCCAACACCGGCATGATCGTCACCAATGACATCGCCACCCTTCAGAACATCCACCCGCCGGATAAACAGGACGTGGGCCTGCGGCTGGCGCTGCTGGCCCTGCATCGCACCTACGGGCGCGAGGATGTCGTCGACACCGGCGCGACGTTCAAGTCGCTCAAGCAGGAGGGCCGCGAACTGCGCGTCACCTTCGACCACACCGCCGGGAAACTCGCTTCGCGCGACGGCAAGCCGCTGACGAATTTTGAAGTCATCGGGGCCGGCGGGGGATGGGAATCGGCGGAGGCGAAGATCGATGGCGACTCGATTCTGCTGAGCAGCCCGAACGTGGCGGCGCCCGCGGCGATGCGTTTTGCCTGGAACAAGCTGGCGACGCCGAACCTTGTCAACGGGGCCGGCCTGCCCACCGGCGCGTTTCGGGCGGGCGAAGTGCCCAAGCCCGACTTCCTCGGTGCGATCGACGATGCCAAGGGCTACGAGCTGGCGTACGACATGGACCTGTCGAAAATCGGCCCGGCGTTCGCGTACACGCAGGACCTGCACGGGAAGGTGGAGAAGTTCGATCGCGTGGCGTATCTGCTCGAGCTTCAGCCAGGGACCGGCTCGCCGCAGTATGTCTGGGTCTCGATGAAGGCGTTCACCGATGACGCGGCCAGGATCGGCATCCCGACGTTCGTCTCCGACGCGACGTTCCAGCAGAAGGTCGAGGCGATGACCATCGCGTCGAACGTCAACGGGATCAAGACCGGTTCGAACCTCGCCGGGAACATCGAGTTCTGGCCCAACAACTATGCGCCGCCGAACACCGCCTCCGTCCCCGGCGCGTCCAATGAGGCTTACGACATCGGCGACCAGCTTGCCGAGCCCAAGGATGGCTACGGCTCCATGCAGGTGCACAATACCGCCGCCAAGCAAACCGTCTTCGCGCTCAACCACTGGGTCGCCGGCGCCGGCGCCGATTTGGGCATCGGCAACTCCGATGGCAAAACCTTCGACTGGACCTTCGCCTCCAACGCCGGTTCCTACCCCTTCAAACGCCTGCGCGTGTTCGTGCACCCGGTCCACTGA
- a CDS encoding DUF642 domain-containing protein, which yields MGRSVWYAAALITLAAALYFVLLPSTPHSPLPAPHSAAPASFAVLSDLSDDAQFDNTDGSLPLGSDLAGPIKLTAGRAQLMFKSTAVVDLTGPCEFEMTGPNRGRLTSGKLEAYCRPEAHGFTIDLPGGVRVVDLGTRFDLVMHAEGDGRITVREGRVEVRLPTNPTAARLEAGQTGRLTMTQGVAGLSEIGPANFVVNGGFEDAATIDQPGALGLWNLALSNTRPAGQLSTISGWTVAGCGRWLMGPDYFQPSEGQRCLNLTNYPGQSMAIEQAVRVVPDQRYVLRLDLAGRFDSPRRSSSQSIHVQMSDDAGALVDRTLSVARPEGFDRVTRPGWQPQSISFRARSERMILHLQTAAGSDDFGVVVDNIRVEQASDNDELVTSPVSSTPPTLIATPKLEK from the coding sequence TTGGGGCGAAGCGTCTGGTACGCCGCCGCCCTGATCACCCTCGCCGCCGCGCTCTACTTCGTCCTTTTGCCTTCCACTCCCCACTCCCCACTCCCCGCTCCGCACTCCGCCGCCCCGGCGTCTTTCGCCGTCCTCAGCGACCTCTCCGACGATGCGCAGTTCGACAACACGGACGGCTCCCTCCCCCTCGGTTCCGACCTGGCCGGCCCCATCAAACTCACCGCCGGCCGCGCCCAGCTCATGTTCAAATCCACCGCCGTCGTCGACCTGACGGGCCCATGCGAATTTGAAATGACCGGCCCAAACCGAGGGCGGCTGACCTCCGGCAAACTCGAAGCGTACTGCCGCCCCGAGGCGCATGGGTTCACGATCGACCTGCCCGGCGGGGTGCGCGTCGTCGATCTGGGGACGCGCTTCGATCTGGTGATGCATGCCGAGGGCGATGGACGTATCACGGTTCGTGAGGGACGCGTCGAGGTTCGGCTGCCCACGAACCCCACGGCCGCGCGCCTCGAAGCCGGACAGACCGGGCGGTTGACGATGACGCAAGGCGTGGCGGGCCTTTCGGAGATTGGGCCGGCCAATTTCGTCGTCAACGGCGGCTTTGAAGACGCCGCCACCATTGATCAGCCGGGCGCCTTGGGTCTGTGGAATCTGGCGCTGTCGAACACGCGCCCCGCCGGTCAGCTCAGCACGATCAGCGGTTGGACCGTCGCCGGCTGCGGGCGCTGGCTCATGGGCCCCGATTACTTTCAGCCGTCCGAAGGGCAGCGCTGCCTGAACCTGACGAATTATCCCGGCCAGTCGATGGCCATCGAACAGGCCGTGCGTGTCGTACCCGATCAGCGTTACGTGCTGCGTTTGGATCTGGCGGGCCGATTCGATTCGCCGCGGCGTTCGTCGTCGCAGTCGATTCATGTGCAGATGAGTGATGACGCCGGCGCACTGGTGGACCGCACGCTTTCGGTCGCGCGGCCGGAGGGATTCGACCGTGTGACGCGGCCGGGCTGGCAGCCGCAGTCGATCAGCTTCCGCGCCCGGTCGGAGCGGATGATCCTGCATCTTCAGACCGCCGCCGGGTCGGACGACTTCGGCGTGGTCGTGGACAATATCCGGGTTGAACAGGCATCGGACAATGACGAGCTGGTAACGTCGCCGGTCTCCTCAACCCCCCCAACCTTGATCGCAACCCCCAAGCTGGAGAAATAA
- a CDS encoding sigma-70 family RNA polymerase sigma factor produces MPVDKELATLLASHQNRLYAYALSLVGEARWAEELLQQANLVICDKADDFVRGSDFMAWAGAIVHYTVLADRKKRSRDRLVFSDETLAALKQTIDARTRQVDRVSLALHECLKHLTDRQRSILRHRYDLDQTVLAIAEALNMTGNAVDQALLRIRRALAGCIRRKLDEDAV; encoded by the coding sequence ATGCCTGTCGATAAAGAACTTGCGACGCTTCTGGCGAGTCATCAGAATCGGCTCTACGCCTATGCCCTGTCGCTGGTGGGCGAGGCGCGGTGGGCGGAGGAGCTTTTGCAGCAGGCGAATCTGGTCATCTGCGACAAGGCCGACGACTTCGTCCGCGGCTCGGATTTCATGGCCTGGGCCGGGGCCATCGTTCATTACACCGTGCTCGCCGACCGCAAAAAGCGATCGCGCGATCGGCTCGTGTTCAGCGATGAAACTCTCGCCGCCCTCAAACAGACGATCGACGCCCGCACCCGTCAGGTCGATCGCGTCTCGCTCGCCCTGCACGAATGCCTCAAGCACCTGACCGACCGCCAGCGCTCGATCCTTCGTCACCGTTACGACCTCGATCAGACGGTGCTCGCCATCGCCGAGGCGCTGAACATGACCGGCAACGCCGTCGATCAGGCCCTGCTCCGCATCCGCCGCGCCCTGGCCGGCTGCATCCGCAGGAAACTCGATGAGGACGCCGTCTGA
- the ychF gene encoding redox-regulated ATPase YchF, translating into MEAGIVGLPNVGKSTLFNALTAAGIEAKNYPFCTIEPNVGIVPVPDTRLSTINKFMPTEKIIPAALRLVDIAGLVKGASVGEGLGNKFLSHIRQVDAIVEVVRCFEDGDVTHVDGSVDPVRDIETIETELMLADLQVVESAKDRAARQARTGEKEAKLRVALLEQCEKTLGEGVPLRAIEMDEESKKELRSFGFITAKRVLYIANVDESDPTGVGPLVQKVREYTKTHGGEVVPVCAKIEAELSELDEADRAEMLESLGLKEPALATVARGIYHLLGLQSYYTAGPKEIRAWTIPIGATAPQAAGVIHTDFERGFIRAEVYQVEDLVQHKTEAAIRAAGKMRVEGKNYVMRDSDVCHFLFNV; encoded by the coding sequence ATGGAAGCTGGGATTGTCGGTCTGCCCAATGTCGGAAAGAGCACGCTGTTCAACGCCCTGACGGCGGCGGGGATCGAAGCGAAGAATTACCCGTTCTGCACGATCGAGCCGAACGTCGGCATCGTGCCCGTGCCGGATACGCGGCTCTCGACGATCAACAAGTTCATGCCGACGGAGAAGATCATCCCGGCGGCGCTGCGCCTTGTCGACATCGCCGGGCTGGTCAAGGGCGCGAGCGTCGGCGAGGGACTGGGCAACAAATTCCTCTCGCACATCCGGCAGGTCGACGCCATCGTCGAAGTCGTGCGGTGCTTTGAGGACGGGGATGTCACGCACGTCGACGGGTCGGTCGATCCGGTGCGGGACATCGAGACGATCGAAACGGAACTGATGCTCGCGGACCTTCAGGTCGTCGAAAGCGCCAAGGACCGGGCGGCCCGGCAGGCGCGGACGGGCGAGAAGGAGGCGAAGCTGCGCGTCGCCCTGCTCGAACAATGCGAGAAGACGCTCGGCGAAGGCGTGCCGCTGCGGGCGATCGAGATGGACGAGGAATCCAAAAAGGAGCTGCGCAGCTTCGGGTTCATCACGGCCAAGCGCGTGCTGTACATCGCCAACGTCGACGAGAGCGACCCGACGGGCGTCGGGCCGCTCGTGCAGAAGGTGCGCGAGTACACCAAAACGCACGGCGGGGAAGTCGTGCCGGTGTGCGCGAAGATCGAGGCGGAGCTGAGCGAGCTTGACGAAGCGGATCGCGCGGAGATGCTCGAGTCGCTGGGGCTCAAGGAGCCGGCGCTGGCGACGGTGGCGCGGGGGATTTACCACTTGCTCGGCTTGCAGAGCTACTACACGGCGGGGCCGAAGGAAATTCGGGCATGGACGATTCCGATCGGCGCGACGGCGCCGCAGGCGGCGGGCGTGATTCACACGGACTTTGAGCGCGGATTTATACGTGCGGAGGTGTATCAGGTCGAGGACCTGGTGCAGCACAAGACGGAGGCGGCGATCCGCGCGGCCGGTAAAATGCGGGTCGAAGGCAAGAATTACGTGATGCGCGACTCGGATGTGTGTCACTTCCTCTTTAACGTGTAA
- a CDS encoding DUF2203 family protein: MPIQPDYETASEPKSDRKYFSVAEANRALPYVRRIVEDVRQTYREAVALQERVERPMPGEDADTLQDQYAASIDQLNHFVDELHQVGVELKDYDLGLIDFPALHEGREVCLCWRRGEDTIVAWHETAAGFAGRQDLTLLHPTKL, encoded by the coding sequence ATGCCCATTCAGCCCGACTACGAAACCGCGTCCGAACCCAAGTCCGACCGCAAGTATTTCTCGGTCGCCGAGGCCAACCGCGCCCTGCCGTACGTGCGGCGGATCGTGGAGGATGTGCGTCAAACGTATCGCGAGGCGGTGGCGCTTCAGGAGCGCGTCGAACGCCCGATGCCCGGCGAGGATGCCGACACGCTTCAGGACCAGTACGCCGCATCGATCGATCAGCTCAACCACTTCGTGGACGAACTGCATCAGGTCGGCGTGGAGCTTAAGGACTACGACCTGGGCCTGATCGATTTCCCCGCGCTGCACGAAGGGCGGGAAGTCTGCCTGTGCTGGCGGCGGGGCGAGGATACGATCGTGGCATGGCATGAGACGGCCGCGGGTTTCGCCGGCCGGCAGGATTTGACGCTGCTGCATCCGACGAAGCTTTGA
- a CDS encoding MBL fold metallo-hydrolase — MSKFFCFISVFATCVVMSSMLCAAGLEGDAIKTDDGDLIIHPINHATLEMSLDGKVIAVDPVGGPEVFAKLPKPDLILVTDIHGDHFNVPTLTALARKGTVLVAPAVVVEKLPQELGATIVPLANGQTTTQMEITIEAIPMYNLTPERAQFHTKGRGNGYVLTLGGKRVYLSGDTEDIPEMRALKNIDVAFVCMNLPYTMDVEHAADAVLEFKPAVVYPYHYRGKTGMSDVNHFKELVNAKDDKIDVRLRDWYAK; from the coding sequence ATGTCCAAGTTTTTTTGTTTTATCTCCGTGTTCGCAACCTGTGTGGTGATGTCGTCGATGTTGTGCGCGGCGGGGCTTGAAGGCGACGCGATCAAAACCGACGACGGCGATCTGATCATTCACCCGATCAATCACGCCACGCTGGAGATGAGTCTCGACGGGAAGGTCATCGCGGTCGACCCGGTGGGCGGGCCGGAGGTGTTCGCGAAGTTGCCCAAGCCCGACCTGATCCTCGTCACCGACATTCACGGCGACCACTTCAACGTGCCGACGCTGACGGCGCTGGCGCGGAAGGGCACGGTGCTGGTGGCGCCGGCGGTCGTCGTCGAGAAATTGCCGCAGGAACTGGGCGCGACGATCGTGCCGCTGGCCAACGGGCAGACGACGACGCAGATGGAGATCACGATCGAGGCGATCCCGATGTACAACCTCACGCCCGAGCGCGCGCAGTTTCACACCAAGGGCCGGGGCAACGGGTACGTGCTGACGCTCGGCGGCAAGCGCGTGTACCTGAGCGGCGACACGGAGGATATCCCCGAGATGCGTGCGTTGAAGAACATCGACGTGGCGTTCGTGTGCATGAATCTACCGTACACGATGGACGTCGAGCACGCCGCCGACGCCGTGCTCGAGTTCAAGCCCGCTGTCGTCTATCCCTACCACTACCGCGGCAAAACGGGCATGAGCGACGTGAACCATTTCAAGGAACTCGTCAACGCCAAGGACGATAAGATCGACGTGCGTCTGCGCGACTGGTACGCCAAATGA
- a CDS encoding gfo/Idh/MocA family oxidoreductase, whose protein sequence is MSDSLSRRHFIQSSAALAASLAVASRGYAANDTINLGVIGCGGRARGALMPALKKMDKVNIVAVCDVYDPRAQAGNFLAGGKAFMTRDHRALLDRKDVDAVVIATPDHWHVPITIDACAAGKDVYVEKPLTHNLAEGAAVIEAQNKHNRIVQVGMQQRSMPQFAWAKQVIAEGLIGPVHKIHMSWNRNFLPFNKPNVHVKPEEVDWQRFCGNAPQQPLDAYRMLDWRWFWDFGNGILTDLMVHWLDGVNMVLDLPLPDTATTIGQNFATEGVWETPDTIQTLFEYRERKIQLHFEGTFVSTYGRAGTTLMGEKGTIYLDRGRYELHGEPNRGIEDKEQIYSDGVRGADFFKVPDGEALHLGTWLDCVRTRNKPNAPAEAGVLAAAGAHMGNMAYRQGKVIRRES, encoded by the coding sequence ATGTCCGATTCCCTCTCGCGTCGTCATTTCATCCAATCCTCCGCCGCGCTGGCCGCCTCGCTCGCCGTCGCCTCGCGCGGTTACGCCGCCAACGACACGATCAACCTCGGCGTGATCGGCTGCGGCGGGCGCGCCCGCGGGGCGCTGATGCCCGCCCTCAAGAAGATGGACAAGGTCAACATCGTCGCGGTCTGCGATGTGTACGACCCGCGCGCCCAGGCCGGGAATTTTCTGGCCGGCGGCAAGGCCTTCATGACGCGCGATCACCGCGCGCTGCTCGACCGCAAGGATGTCGACGCCGTCGTCATCGCCACGCCCGATCACTGGCACGTGCCCATCACGATCGACGCCTGCGCCGCCGGCAAGGATGTCTACGTCGAGAAGCCGCTGACGCACAACCTCGCCGAGGGCGCCGCGGTGATCGAAGCGCAGAACAAGCACAACCGCATCGTGCAGGTCGGGATGCAGCAGCGCTCCATGCCGCAGTTCGCATGGGCCAAACAGGTCATCGCCGAGGGACTCATCGGCCCGGTGCACAAGATTCACATGAGCTGGAACCGCAACTTCCTGCCGTTCAACAAGCCCAATGTGCACGTCAAACCCGAGGAAGTCGACTGGCAGCGCTTCTGCGGCAACGCGCCCCAGCAGCCGCTCGATGCGTATCGCATGCTCGACTGGCGGTGGTTCTGGGACTTCGGCAACGGGATTCTCACCGACCTGATGGTGCACTGGCTCGACGGCGTGAACATGGTGCTCGACCTGCCGCTGCCCGACACCGCGACGACGATCGGTCAGAACTTCGCCACCGAAGGCGTCTGGGAAACGCCCGACACGATTCAAACGCTCTTCGAGTATCGCGAGCGCAAGATTCAGCTTCATTTTGAAGGCACGTTCGTGAGCACCTACGGGCGCGCGGGCACGACGCTCATGGGCGAGAAGGGTACGATCTATCTCGATCGCGGTCGCTACGAACTGCACGGCGAACCCAACCGCGGCATCGAAGACAAGGAACAGATCTACAGCGACGGCGTGCGCGGGGCGGACTTCTTCAAGGTGCCCGACGGCGAAGCGCTGCATCTGGGCACGTGGCTCGACTGCGTGCGCACGCGGAACAAACCCAACGCCCCGGCCGAAGCGGGCGTCCTCGCGGCGGCGGGAGCGCACATGGGCAACATGGCGTACCGGCAGGGCAAGGTGATTCGGCGCGAAAGCTGA
- a CDS encoding PEP-CTERM sorting domain-containing protein (PEP-CTERM proteins occur, often in large numbers, in the proteomes of bacteria that also encode an exosortase, a predicted intramembrane cysteine proteinase. The presence of a PEP-CTERM domain at a protein's C-terminus predicts cleavage within the sorting domain, followed by covalent anchoring to some some component of the (usually Gram-negative) cell surface. Many PEP-CTERM proteins exhibit an unusual sequence composition that includes large numbers of potential glycosylation sites. Expression of one such protein has been shown restore the ability of a bacterium to form floc, a type of biofilm.), whose amino-acid sequence MMKPIALTRLASLIVLAVCASFVPRASAIMVQYQGSWFNNTFMSTGAAAATLDVSLPTVTFVLDLDGNVFGGSDPDVLTLTGTVQGDLSVLFDDVIGHPTYGDILGATLSNTGQFNATATNIPGGFITSTEITGLAGLSGIALQYIVDGPNGPFANGVINMLPIPEPTTAAIVLLGAGAMFRRRR is encoded by the coding sequence ATGATGAAGCCCATCGCACTCACGCGTCTTGCGAGTCTGATCGTCCTTGCCGTCTGCGCGAGCTTCGTGCCGCGCGCGTCGGCGATCATGGTCCAGTATCAGGGATCGTGGTTCAACAATACGTTCATGTCCACCGGCGCCGCCGCGGCGACGCTCGATGTTTCGCTGCCGACGGTGACGTTCGTCCTCGATCTCGACGGCAACGTCTTCGGCGGGTCCGACCCCGATGTGCTGACGCTCACCGGCACGGTGCAGGGCGATCTGAGCGTGCTGTTCGATGACGTCATCGGCCATCCGACCTACGGCGACATCCTCGGCGCGACGCTCAGCAACACCGGCCAGTTCAACGCCACCGCCACGAATATCCCCGGCGGATTCATCACCAGCACCGAAATCACCGGACTCGCCGGCCTGTCCGGCATCGCGCTTCAGTACATCGTCGACGGCCCCAACGGTCCGTTCGCCAACGGCGTCATCAACATGCTGCCCATCCCGGAGCCGACGACCGCAGCGATCGTCCTCCTCGGCGCCGGCGCGATGTTCCGCAGGCGCCGCTGA
- a CDS encoding phosphohydrolase, which yields MSVHVPPISRRRFLQVAAASVPGLLALRYVQAADADADLFALLSDTHIPATPDMVSRNANMTDNFKRVSDELLALPTKPAAVLVNGDCAFTKGLPEDYAHLATLLDPLRQAGLPLHLNLGNHDNRDTILASMTHYRPSDEPVPGRRVTVLMTPRVNWFMLDTLDKTNSTPGVMGEPQLAWLAKALDAHADKPAVIYAHHNPQWASPEALSGPKISGLTDTAALFDVLAPRRHVKAFIFGHTHHWSLDQRDGIHLINLPPTAYVFSAGQPNGWVSAQLADNAMTLTLHCLDKQHPDHDRSATLPWRA from the coding sequence ATGAGCGTTCACGTACCGCCGATTTCCCGCCGCCGGTTTTTGCAGGTTGCCGCCGCGTCGGTGCCGGGGCTTTTGGCGCTGCGGTACGTGCAGGCGGCGGATGCGGACGCCGATCTGTTCGCGCTGCTTTCCGATACGCACATTCCGGCGACGCCCGACATGGTTTCGCGTAATGCGAACATGACCGACAATTTCAAGCGTGTGTCCGACGAGTTGCTCGCGCTGCCGACGAAGCCCGCCGCGGTGCTCGTCAATGGCGACTGCGCATTCACCAAGGGCCTGCCCGAAGATTATGCGCACCTGGCGACGCTGCTCGATCCGCTGCGGCAGGCCGGGCTGCCCCTGCATCTGAACTTGGGCAATCACGACAACCGCGACACGATTCTGGCGAGCATGACCCACTACCGACCGTCGGACGAGCCGGTGCCGGGCCGCCGCGTGACCGTGCTCATGACCCCGCGCGTCAACTGGTTCATGCTCGACACCCTCGACAAAACCAACTCCACGCCCGGCGTCATGGGCGAACCGCAGCTCGCCTGGCTCGCCAAGGCCCTCGACGCCCACGCCGATAAACCCGCCGTCATCTACGCCCATCACAATCCCCAGTGGGCCTCCCCCGAAGCGCTCTCCGGCCCGAAGATCAGCGGGCTCACCGACACCGCCGCGCTCTTCGATGTCCTGGCCCCGCGCCGTCACGTCAAGGCCTTCATCTTCGGCCACACCCATCACTGGTCCCTCGACCAACGCGACGGCATCCACCTCATCAACCTCCCGCCCACCGCCTACGTCTTCTCCGCCGGCCAACCCAACGGCTGGGTCAGCGCCCAACTCGCCGACAACGCCATGACCCTGACCCTCCACTGCCTCGACAAACAACACCCCGACCACGACCGCTCCGCCACCCTCCCCTGGCGCGCCTGA
- a CDS encoding ribonuclease PH, producing the protein MPKRRPNQLRPVKITRHYPTAAPGSVLIEMGQTRVLCTATLSTTPPNWLPRDPNTGQFTRGWVTAEYNMLPGSTPDRQKRGPNSRATEIQRLIGRSLRAAVNLEKLPGVAITCDCDVLQADGGTRTASITGAYVALADALAFARRENIIHQNPILGPVAAVSVGLIDAKPYLDLDYALDSNADVDLNVVMNHRRQFIEIQGTGEQTTFTRKQLDTLLNLASRGITKLLSAQRKALAV; encoded by the coding sequence ATGCCCAAACGCCGCCCCAATCAGCTCCGCCCCGTCAAAATCACCCGCCATTACCCCACCGCCGCCCCCGGCTCCGTCCTCATCGAAATGGGACAAACCCGCGTCCTCTGCACCGCAACCCTCAGCACCACGCCCCCCAACTGGCTCCCCCGCGATCCCAACACCGGACAGTTCACCCGTGGTTGGGTCACCGCCGAGTACAACATGCTCCCCGGCTCCACCCCCGACCGCCAAAAGCGTGGCCCCAACTCCCGTGCCACCGAAATCCAACGCCTCATCGGCCGCTCGTTGCGCGCCGCCGTGAATCTCGAAAAACTTCCGGGGGTCGCCATCACCTGCGACTGCGATGTCCTCCAAGCCGACGGCGGCACACGCACCGCCTCCATCACCGGCGCCTACGTCGCCCTCGCCGACGCCCTCGCCTTCGCCCGTCGTGAGAACATCATCCATCAAAACCCCATCCTCGGCCCCGTCGCCGCCGTCTCCGTCGGCCTCATCGATGCCAAACCTTACCTCGACCTCGACTACGCCCTCGATTCCAACGCCGACGTTGACCTCAACGTCGTCATGAACCACCGCCGACAGTTCATCGAAATCCAGGGCACCGGCGAGCAAACCACCTTCACCCGCAAACAACTCGACACCCTCCTGAACCTCGCCTCCCGCGGCATCACTAAGCTCCTGTCCGCCCAACGCAAGGCTCTTGCCGTTTAG